TCCGAATCCCGAGGATTGTCTTCACTGGTAACGGTTGCTTCCCTCGCTGCGTCCaagaaaatataagaaaataCTTGAATCTCGAGAATTTGACTTCAGATTACGAGCCTTTCGTCGTTCCTAACCTTCCTGGTAAAGTAGAACTCAGAAAGTCTCAGCTTCCGATTTTCGCGAGAAAGCCGTCGCAGTTTCCTGATAAAATGAAGGATTTCGAGGATAAGGGCTTTGGAACTATCATCAACAGCTTTTACGAATTGGAACCTGATTATGCTGATTACATGAGGAACGAGCTTGGGAAGAAAGCATGGATTGTGGGACCGGTTTCGCTTTGTAACGGAAGCGTAGAAGATAAAACCCAGAGAGGGAAGTTGTCCACCATTGACGAGCAAGGTTGCTTGAAATGGCTGAACTCGAAGGAACCGCATTCAGTTATTTATGTCTGCTTTGGAAGCTTGATTCGGTTACCACCACAGCAGCTCAAGGAAATCGCTTACGGTCTTGAAGCTTCTGGTAAATCGTTCGTTTGGGTTGTTGGAAAAATTATGAAGTCATCGCccaaaaacaaagaagaagatgacGAAGATGATGTTCAAACATGGCTCCCGGAAGGGTTTGAAGAGAGGATGAAGGAATCAAACAGAGGATTGATCCTTAGAGGGTGGGCTCCTCAGCTTTTAATTCTGGAACATGGCGCCATTGGAGGGTTCGTGACTCATTGtggttggaactcaactctagAAGGAGTGTGTGCCGGTGTGCCTATGGTGACGTGGCCGGTGACGGCGGAGTAATTCTTGAATGAGAAGCTGGTGACGAGTGTGTTGAGAATTGGGGTGCCAGTTGGGAGCAGAGAGTGGGTGTGGTTTCGTGACGAGTGGAAAGAGGTGTTGGGAAGAGAGAAGGTGGAGAGTGCGGTGAAGAAGTTGATGGGGGAGAGTGAGGAGGCGGCGGAGATGAGAATGAGAGTGAAGAAGATTGCTGAGAGTGGCACAAGAGCTGTTGAAGAAGGTGGAACTTCTTATCAAGATGTTGATGTCTTGATTCAAGAGCT
This sequence is a window from Arachis stenosperma cultivar V10309 chromosome 10, arast.V10309.gnm1.PFL2, whole genome shotgun sequence. Protein-coding genes within it:
- the LOC130954539 gene encoding abscisate beta-glucosyltransferase-like → MATETGLVKMFFFPFTGGGHQIPMIDIARVFASHGAASTIIATPSHALNFQNLITRAQSSGHPITIHTLPAEIRDATDITAGPMTDTFVLLQPLKTFLLRHPPDCIVIDMFHRWAGDLVDELRIPRIVFTGNGCFPRCVQENIRKYLNLENLTSDYEPFVVPNLPGKVELRKSQLPIFARKPSQFPDKMKDFEDKGFGTIINSFYELEPDYADYMRNELGKKAWIVGPVSLCNGSVEDKTQRGKLSTIDEQGCLKWLNSKEPHSVIYVCFGSLIRLPPQQLKEIAYGLEASGKSFVWVVGKIMKSSPKNKEEDDEDDVQTWLPEGFEERMKESNRGLILRGWAPQLLILEHGAIGGFVTHCGWNSTLEGVCAGVPMVTWPVTAE